A genomic region of Bdellovibrionales bacterium contains the following coding sequences:
- a CDS encoding GNAT family N-acetyltransferase: MNHGIGSSQEPNIVPWTIRRARSDDAPIIQELYIELVGDQKINVTGAALASIESDKSNIILVAEIDSQVLGTAFVVLCRDIMYGDQPFAVVENIVVTSSARGQGIGTRLMDKIKFVCKENRCTKIMLLSNAKRAGAHKFFEQNGYRGDLKRGFVNYINRC; the protein is encoded by the coding sequence ATGAACCATGGCATTGGTTCTTCGCAGGAACCTAATATCGTGCCATGGACCATCCGTCGCGCCAGATCTGATGATGCTCCGATAATTCAAGAGCTATATATTGAATTGGTAGGTGATCAAAAAATTAATGTGACCGGGGCTGCACTCGCGTCTATTGAGAGCGACAAATCAAATATAATTTTGGTCGCGGAGATAGATTCCCAGGTTCTTGGGACCGCATTTGTTGTGCTCTGCCGAGACATTATGTATGGAGATCAGCCTTTTGCAGTTGTTGAGAATATCGTTGTGACATCATCGGCTCGTGGTCAGGGCATCGGAACAAGGCTTATGGATAAAATCAAGTTCGTTTGCAAAGAGAATAGGTGTACGAAAATCATGCTGTTGAGCAATGCTAAACGCGCAGGGGCCCACAAGTTTTTTGAACAAAACGGTTATCGCGGTGATCTCAAGCGAGGTTTCGTGAACTACATTAATCGATGTTAG
- a CDS encoding M15 family metallopeptidase — protein MSELLTEIHRALGLTQAHFDSNLLALHEQPALADLQVVEIDFEGRPFILVSSAAEAWVKMKESARRDEIVLMPFSGFRSYLHQKSLIDLHLKNGRKIEDILTHIAIPGFSEHHSGRAIDIHAKGHPVLEEAFERTEQFAWLLENSNRFGFRLSYPKGNSTGIIYEPWHWFFAGT, from the coding sequence ATGTCAGAACTCCTTACAGAAATTCATCGTGCCCTTGGCCTTACTCAAGCGCATTTTGATTCAAATCTCCTTGCCCTACATGAACAGCCGGCTCTTGCAGACCTTCAGGTGGTCGAAATTGATTTTGAAGGCAGACCGTTTATCTTGGTTTCTTCAGCCGCCGAGGCTTGGGTCAAGATGAAGGAGTCTGCGAGGCGAGATGAGATTGTTCTTATGCCATTTTCCGGATTTCGCTCCTACCTTCATCAAAAAAGTCTCATTGATCTGCATCTGAAGAATGGACGAAAAATCGAGGATATTTTAACCCACATTGCCATCCCAGGATTTAGTGAACATCATTCTGGGCGAGCTATTGATATTCATGCAAAGGGGCACCCGGTTTTAGAAGAGGCATTTGAAAGGACCGAGCAATTTGCTTGGTTATTAGAGAACTCGAATCGCTTTGGATTTCGATTGAGTTATCCAAAGGGAAACTCCACGGGAATTATCTATGAACCATGGCATTGGTTCTTCGCAGGAACCTAA
- a CDS encoding ThiF family adenylyltransferase has protein sequence MVHGSVSEFEGRFGTFSGKKGPCYRCLYPKSPMSFVQNCQEAGVLGAVVGVVGVWQALECLKVILDLAGIGRLNPQYGKISILDFFDNSIRSLEVPQRENCLCHLDPSQIEIKEEAEFLCVSSKTSPASLSWAEAQELEGAQFLDVREFSEISEGMIPEAWHWPLSKIEKNEFPAFIKDGDHWVVYCASGFRSQRAVAFLERHNQNFATVKFYNLAGGILSLAQMNELSKSWCITGYEHFTARP, from the coding sequence TTGGTTCACGGTTCAGTTTCAGAATTTGAAGGCCGATTTGGGACGTTTTCAGGAAAGAAAGGTCCTTGTTATCGTTGTTTGTACCCAAAAAGTCCTATGTCCTTTGTGCAAAATTGCCAGGAGGCCGGAGTGCTTGGTGCGGTCGTTGGAGTGGTAGGAGTTTGGCAGGCCCTGGAATGTCTTAAGGTCATATTGGACTTGGCAGGAATCGGAAGACTGAATCCTCAATATGGCAAGATTTCAATTCTTGATTTTTTTGATAACAGCATTCGGTCTCTTGAAGTTCCTCAAAGAGAAAACTGTCTTTGTCATCTGGATCCCTCCCAAATTGAAATAAAAGAAGAAGCGGAGTTTCTCTGTGTGAGTTCTAAAACCTCACCAGCGAGTTTGTCATGGGCCGAGGCACAGGAACTGGAGGGCGCACAATTCTTAGATGTTCGGGAGTTTTCAGAAATCAGTGAAGGCATGATTCCGGAGGCCTGGCATTGGCCCCTCAGTAAAATAGAAAAAAATGAATTTCCAGCATTTATTAAAGATGGAGATCATTGGGTGGTGTATTGCGCTAGCGGATTTCGATCTCAGCGCGCGGTTGCCTTTTTGGAGCGGCACAATCAAAATTTTGCGACAGTCAAATTTTATAATTTGGCTGGTGGGATACTCTCCCTTGCGCAAATGAACGAACTGAGCAAAAGCTGGTGCATCACCGGGTATGAACACTTCACCGCAAGACCATAG